The nucleotide window AGCGCCCGCTCCCGGTGGAGTGGATCGGAATGCTGCTGGCGTTACCGGCGATATGGCTGGTTGCCTCGGTCGGGCACATTGAAGGCACGGGTGGCCTTGGATTCGGGATCGTGGCCGGCCTCGGATTCGGATTCTTCTTCGCAGCCGTTGCCCAGACCGGAGACGGCTCCGGATTGTGGCCCCTTGTAGGCGCCCGGATTACCCAGGTATCGGTGCTCGTGGTACTGGCCCTTCGCCGACGGCTTGGTGTGCCACCGCCCGGTAGCCGTATAGCCGTCATGGCACTCGGCGCCGGTGACATTCTCGCCAACGTTTTCGTGCTCCTGGCATTCCGCTCGGGACTGCTCACGCTGGCGGGGGTCTTGACCTCC belongs to Acidimicrobiia bacterium and includes:
- a CDS encoding EamA family transporter; this translates as MSAVFALLASLTYGASDFLGGLLGRRMPTMVVLVWSQGTGLILAVAGSLVVAADHVVWTDFVWGGAGGLAGTVGLYCLYQGLAEGRMAVVSPVAALVGVLVPAGVGLTLGERPLPVEWIGMLLALPAIWLVASVGHIEGTGGLGFGIVAGLGFGFFFAAVAQTGDGSGLWPLVGARITQVSVLVVLALRRRLGVPPPGSRIAVMALGAGDILANVFVLLAFRSGLLTLAGVLTS